DNA sequence from the Vicinamibacteria bacterium genome:
TCCTGTGAAGCCCACTCTCGAGCGAACGCGAGGGCCTCGTCGACCTGGGCCCGTTCCGTGTGAAACCGGACGCACCCCTCGAGAGCCTCGGCGCGAAGCGCTCTCAGCCGCTCCGCCTCCATACGTTGCCAGTCGTCGAAGCGAGGGGCATCGCGCAGAGCGAGCCCGGAGAGAAAATCGGAGGGCTGGAGAGCCACCGCTCTCGACAGCTCGTCGATACAAGCCGCGCAGGCGTCCCGCGGCCCGTGCGGGTGACCGGAGGCCCGGGTCCACGACTCTTCGAAGGCGATCACATCGGCCCAGACCGAACGGCCTCGGCAAAAGGCCATCGAGCCCCCATCCCCCTCCAGCCAGTCCCTGCCGATGGCCTCGGACAAGGCAAAGAGGGTGCGCCTCAAGGCGGCTCGAGCTCGCGCGGGCGGATGCTCCGGCCACAAGAGCACGGCAAGCTCCGAGCGGCGGTGCTCTCCGGCCTCGACCACGAGGTAGGCGAGAAGCGCTTCGGCCTTGTGGCGGTCGAGCTTGATCGGGCGTCCATCGAGGAGCATCCGCGGGGCGCCGAAGAAACGCAGCTCGAGCCGGGCCATGATGTCATCCTAGCTCGCGGGATAAGGACTTTTGAGCTTCGCAACGCTTTTCGCAACGCCTGCCGAAACGGCCAGGTGATTTCGACCACGCTAGATTGCGCTCGAGGAGGTGTAACGGTGAAGAAAGATTCGATTGATTGGGTGCTCTCACAAGCCGAGCGGCGGCCACGCCGAGTCGGTGTCCTGATCGGGTTGATGCTGATGTCGACGTGCGTGGCTTCCGGCGTCTCATCCGCCGCTCCCGATGCCGCCTCCGCCTTCGAGCGCTTGAAGAGCCTCGCGGGCACCTGGCAGGTCGAGGGGGAGAACGAGACCCTGACCTACTCGCTGACGGGAAACGACTCGGCCTTGATCGAGCGGTTCCGTAGCATGTCGAGCGTCTACCACATGGACGGGAACGATCTCCGGGTGACCCACTACTGCGGCGCTGGGAACCAACCCCGGATGAAGGCCGTGAGCTACCGCCCCGAAGAGGGCTTCCTGAAGTTCGACTTCGTGGACGTCTCGAACGTCTCCGCGCCCGACGCCTATTACACCCGGGAAATCGAGATCAGGTTTCTCGGTGAAGATCGACTCCAGATCCGGTTCAACGGTCTCGAAAAAGGCGAAGAGCAGCCGGTTACGATCCGGCTCTCGAGGAAGTGAGGGAGGCATCATGAATCGGGTGTTTTTCGTCTTGATGTCGACCCTGTTCCTGTCCCTCGCGGAAAGCGGCACGGGCAGCGACTCCCAGGATTTTCGAGCCGCTTTCGAACGCCTGAAGTCGCTGGTCGGCACCTGGGATGTCGAGGGTACGGAAGATCGTTACGTCGTCTACAGCCTGACCGGAGGCAACGAGACCCTCGTCGAGGAGATCCGGGGAGTGGGGCCGATGGCGAGCTTCTACCATATGGACGGACAGGATTTGCGGGTCACTCATTACTGCTTTGCGGGGAATCAGCCGAGATTGAAGGCGGCCGACTATGACGATGCGACGGGCGTGTTGAAGTTCGAGTTCGTCGACATCACCAATCTATCGTCGCCCGACGCCTATCATATGCGTGAGCTCCAGATTCGTTTCCTGAGCGAGGACCGGATCGAGCTCGACTTAGTCGGCCAGAGGGAAGAGAAGCATTCGCGCTTGATGACGCTGAAACGCCGCGCTCCATAGCGACGGTTCCGGAGCGATGCGTTCGCGTCGACAGTAACGGTCATCGCTCCGGACCGTCTCGCGCCGGCGGCGCTGGCCGAGTCGGGCTTTGCCGGACTATCCTGTACGGCGATGCTCGTTCTGAGCGCGGCTCTGGCAGTCTCGCTGGCGCAATCCGCGGCGCCTGAGGAGATCTCGTACAAGCTCACCTACCGTGAGTCCCGACCGGAGCGGGTGTCGGTCCGGATCGATCTGCCTTCGGTCGTCGTCGGATCGCGGATTTTCGTCATCCCTCGCGCCATTCCCATGGGCTACGGCGAGCAGCCTTTCGACCGCTTCGTTACCTCGGTTAGCGCCCTTGCGGCCAGCGGCTCCGCAATCGCGGTCGAGAGAGGCGAGGGACCGCGGTGGATTCTTGGAGTGGCGGATTCCGCCGTCGCCCGGATCGAATACGACGTGGATATCGCCCGGATGGAGCGAGACGTCGTAGCCGCCTCCGACTCCTCGAAAGTGCGACCCGGCTACTTGAGCCTCCTCGGGTACTCCATCTTCGGCTACGTCGAAGGCCTCGAGGGGAGAGCCATCCGCCTCGAGCTCGAAGTACCGGCCAGCTGGCCGCTTCTGACGACGCTCGCCCCTCGGCTGCCGCTTCCAACGGGACGTGACATGGCCTCGGCGCGAGATTTCTACGCGCTCGCCGATTCCCAGGTCGTCGCCGGTCCGAAGCTCGAGGTTCGGGAACTGGGAACTCAGCCACCGTCGTACTTCGCCCTGTACACCGAGGGAGCGACCGATGTGACGCTCCTCGCCGAGCTGGCGGAGCAGGCCCTTCGCCGGACCATCGACTACTTCGGCGAGGCCCCGTTTCCACACTACACCGTGCTGCAGGAGCTCCTCGCGCCACTGTCCGAACGCCATCGCTACGGCTTCAGCATGGAGCACCTCGACAGCGCTACGTTCTACCTCGCGAGCGACGCCGGCCTCACCGCGAGCTCCTCCGATTCCGATCGTTCGCGCGTGCTCTACAACTTCGCCCATCATTTCTCGCACGCTTGGATTCCGAAGCGCGCCTACGGCAAGGGTTACTACCCGTTCACCTGGGAGCTCGCTCCGGTCCTCGATACGATCTGGTTCAGCGAGGGGTTCGCGCAATACGCGGCCATCGAAGCGATTGCCGACGGCCTTCCGGTTGACGAGGCCCGAGCCTACCGAGAGCTCCTCGTCGAGCGGCGTTTTCGCCAGAGCGTGGTCGATGCTCCCGCCTTCCTTCGCCAGATGCCTCTCGTCGAGCTCTCTCGGGTAGCGTCGACGCGGTACTCGGAGGACTTTCGTACCGGCCGAACCGTGTTCTCCCGCGGAGGGCTCATGGCCGCCGCGATCGACGAGCACCTCCGTCGTGAGAGTCGCGGCGAATACCGGCTGCGTGACGCGCTCAGGCATCTGGTGTCCTGGTCGCGAAAGACCGAGAGGGCTTTCGAGATCGACGAGCTCCCGGCGATCTTCGCGGAGGCCACAGGAGTCGACACTCGCCCGGTGCTCGAGGGGTGGCTGAAGTCCCTGGACGCCGTCCCATGAGACGTCATCTCGAGAGTCCCGCCACGGCATTGAGCACGAGCAGGGTGATGAACGCCCGGACGGCCGCGATCCTGCTGGCCACCGTATCCACTGCGAGCATCGCATCGGCGCAGGAGCGCGTCGAGATCTCGCCGTTTTTCGGGTATCAGGTCGGTGGAGGCGTGACCTCCTTCCCGGGGCGGCTCGACGTCGACGCCGATACGAGCTACGGCGTCTTCGTCGACCTGCGCGTTCGCCCCGACGCGACGATCCAGCTTCTCTACGACCGTCAGGACACGGTTCTGAGCTTCCGTAGCAGCGATCCGTTCTCTCCGACCCAGGTGAGCGCTGGTCTCTCGATCGAATACTTCCATTTTGGCGGAACGGTGGAATTCAGCGAGGAAAGCCTGCGCCCCTATTTCGCCCTGACGGTAGGGGCGACGCGATTCGATCCGGCTCCGGCGGAGTTCGGCGACGAATGGCGCTTTTCGATCGGATTCGGGGGAGGGGTCAAGACGTTCCTCTCGAACCGCGTCGGTCTTCGGCTCGATGGCCGCGTCTGGCCCACGTTTCTCAACACGAGAGGCGGCTTTTTCTGCTCGCTTC
Encoded proteins:
- a CDS encoding outer membrane beta-barrel protein, encoding MRRHLESPATALSTSRVMNARTAAILLATVSTASIASAQERVEISPFFGYQVGGGVTSFPGRLDVDADTSYGVFVDLRVRPDATIQLLYDRQDTVLSFRSSDPFSPTQVSAGLSIEYFHFGGTVEFSEESLRPYFALTVGATRFDPAPAEFGDEWRFSIGFGGGVKTFLSNRVGLRLDGRVWPTFLNTRGGFFCSLPGGCLVSIEADLVYQANATVGFFFVF